A genomic segment from Streptosporangium roseum DSM 43021 encodes:
- the tyrS gene encoding tyrosine--tRNA ligase codes for MTDILDELEWRDVIAQTTDADALRTALAEGPITVYGGFDPTAPSLHAGNLATLLILTRFQRAGHRPIGLVGGATGLIGDPSGRSTERSLNSSEVVAEWVARIRVQVERFLSFDDGPTGATLVSNLDWTSEMSAIDFLRDVGKHFPVNRMLARESVSARLGGDGLSYTEFSYQILQANDYLELYRRHGCTLQLGGSDQWGNITAGVDLIRRVEGAHTHALTGKLITKADGTKFGKTAGGAIWLDPALTSPYAFYQYWLNADDRDVVRFLKVFTFRTQDEIAELEKAVADRPAAREAQRTLAEDVTTLVHGADELARVVAASRALFGQGSLEELDARTLGSALAEVPRAEVPALGASFVDLLAESGLVESKSAARRAVKEGGAYLNNVKITDEAYVPSADDLLHGRFLVLRRGKRSIGGVEVTA; via the coding sequence GTGACCGACATCCTCGATGAGCTCGAATGGCGCGACGTCATCGCGCAGACCACCGATGCCGACGCGCTGCGTACGGCACTCGCCGAGGGGCCGATCACGGTCTATGGGGGCTTCGACCCGACCGCTCCGTCGCTGCACGCCGGAAACCTGGCCACGCTGCTGATCCTCACCCGCTTCCAGCGGGCGGGTCACCGCCCGATCGGCCTGGTCGGCGGGGCCACCGGTCTCATCGGCGATCCCAGCGGCCGCAGCACCGAGCGATCGCTGAACTCCTCCGAGGTCGTCGCGGAATGGGTCGCGCGGATCCGCGTCCAGGTGGAGAGATTCCTCTCCTTCGACGACGGGCCCACCGGTGCCACCCTGGTAAGCAACCTCGACTGGACGTCGGAGATGTCGGCGATCGACTTCCTGCGTGACGTCGGCAAGCACTTCCCGGTCAACCGCATGCTCGCCCGGGAGTCGGTGTCCGCGCGTCTCGGCGGCGACGGGCTCAGCTACACCGAGTTCAGCTACCAGATCCTGCAGGCCAACGACTACCTGGAGCTCTACCGCCGGCACGGCTGCACGCTCCAGCTCGGTGGCAGCGACCAGTGGGGCAACATCACCGCCGGCGTCGACCTGATCCGCCGGGTGGAGGGCGCGCACACCCACGCCCTGACCGGCAAGCTGATCACCAAGGCGGACGGCACCAAGTTCGGCAAGACCGCCGGTGGCGCCATCTGGCTCGACCCGGCCCTGACCTCGCCGTACGCGTTCTACCAGTACTGGCTGAACGCCGACGACCGGGACGTCGTCCGCTTCCTCAAGGTGTTCACCTTCCGCACCCAGGACGAGATCGCCGAGCTGGAGAAGGCCGTCGCCGACCGGCCGGCGGCCCGTGAGGCGCAGCGGACACTGGCCGAGGACGTCACGACCCTCGTTCACGGCGCCGACGAGCTGGCACGGGTGGTGGCGGCGTCGCGGGCGCTGTTCGGCCAGGGCTCGTTGGAGGAGCTGGACGCCCGGACGCTCGGCTCGGCACTGGCCGAGGTGCCGCGCGCGGAGGTCCCCGCGCTGGGGGCCTCGTTCGTCGATCTGCTCGCCGAGAGCGGACTGGTGGAGTCGAAGTCCGCCGCCCGCCGCGCGGTCAAGGAGGGCGGCGCGTACCTCAACAACGTGAAGATCACCGACGAGGCCTACGTGCCTTCGGCCGATGACCTGCTGCACGGCCGTTTCCTGGTGCTGCGCCGTGGCAAGCGCTCCATCGGCGGTGTCGAGGTCACGGCCTGA
- a CDS encoding DNA-3-methyladenine glycosylase: protein MRAGGPGEPVFAGSVPLRREFFDRPGPEVAPDLLGRVLVHGPVSVRITEVEAYGVPGEDPASHTYRGRTPRNAVMFGPPGHLYVYFTYGMHFCANIVCLPEGVGSGVLLRAGEVVSGAEVARARRTAGASRTVAARDLARGPARLAVALDFTREHDGLDVCPPAPADAPSTAGLPGPAGVLDGDPPGAGAIRSGPRTGVSSARETPWRFWIDGDPTVSPYRPHVPRRR from the coding sequence ATGCGGGCCGGCGGACCCGGCGAGCCGGTGTTCGCCGGGTCCGTGCCCCTGAGGCGGGAGTTCTTCGACCGGCCAGGCCCCGAGGTCGCCCCGGACCTTCTGGGGCGGGTGCTCGTGCACGGGCCGGTCTCGGTCCGCATCACCGAGGTCGAGGCGTACGGCGTGCCCGGAGAGGACCCGGCGTCCCACACCTACCGGGGCCGGACGCCGCGCAACGCGGTGATGTTCGGGCCGCCGGGGCACCTGTACGTCTACTTCACCTACGGCATGCACTTCTGCGCCAACATCGTCTGCCTCCCCGAAGGGGTGGGCTCGGGCGTGCTGCTCCGGGCCGGCGAGGTGGTCTCCGGCGCCGAGGTGGCCCGGGCCCGCCGGACGGCGGGTGCGAGCCGTACCGTCGCCGCGCGTGACCTCGCACGCGGGCCCGCCCGCCTGGCGGTGGCACTCGACTTCACCCGGGAGCACGACGGGCTCGACGTCTGCCCGCCCGCTCCGGCCGACGCACCCTCCACGGCCGGCCTGCCCGGTCCGGCCGGCGTGCTGGACGGAGATCCTCCCGGGGCCGGGGCGATCCGGTCGGGGCCGCGCACCGGGGTCTCGTCTGCCCGGGAGACCCCCTGGCGTTTCTGGATCGACGGAGACCCCACGGTCTCGCCGTACCGGCCACACGTCCCGCGCCGCCGGTAG